TTCTCCTTTTTTCGGACCAAGATGTAGATTTATTCCAAGTTGTAGTTCTTATGGATACGAGGCAATTACTAGACATGGACCTTGGAAGGGAGGTTGGTTAACTTTAAGAAGATTAAGCAGATGTCATCCTTTAACTCCCTGCGGATGTGACCCTGTGCCTGATTAAATGAATGAAAATATTTATTTTTGTTAGGCAGGGATGTTGCCTTTGTGATTCACTAAAAAACAAACTGGCAAAAATAAATCTTAATGAGTTATTCCCTAATCTAGAAGAGCTTAAAGAAATTGATATTGATAGGTTTGATTTATATCAAGATAAATATAAAAAATATGATTATGAAGTGCCTGTTATTGCTGTTGAAGGACTTAGGTCCAAGGACATTATAGAATTGCCTCGTATTTCCCCAAGATTAAAAGATGATCAATTAAAGAATTGGTTTCAAAAAAATATTAATACCATTATCAAGAAATAATTTTTGTTATATGCGATCTATAAATTTACATAAACTTTTAGATTTGGTAGGGATCATCCCTTCATTAGATCTAATCGATCAAGAAATCAATAATATTTC
The window above is part of the Prochlorococcus marinus CUG1415 genome. Proteins encoded here:
- the yidD gene encoding membrane protein insertion efficiency factor YidD — encoded protein: MFKTINKSITYILLFMISFYQKWFSPFFGPRCRFIPSCSSYGYEAITRHGPWKGGWLTLRRLSRCHPLTPCGCDPVPD
- a CDS encoding glutaredoxin family protein, translating into MKIFIFVRQGCCLCDSLKNKLAKINLNELFPNLEELKEIDIDRFDLYQDKYKKYDYEVPVIAVEGLRSKDIIELPRISPRLKDDQLKNWFQKNINTIIKK